The nucleotide sequence AAGGTATGGTCAAAACTTCAACATTTTGGATGATTGATAATAATGTAGTTATTGGAGTAGTACGAGTTAGACGCCAAGAAATGGAACTATATGGACATATAGGATATGACATATCACCATATTATAGGAATAAAAGTTATGGAACACAAATTTTAGGTTTAGCATTACAAAAGGCTAAAGAAATAGGAATAAAAGAACCAATTATAACTCGTGAAGTAAACAACATTGCATCTAAAAAAACTATAGAAAAAAACAATGGTAAATTATTAGATATCATTTTTGATGAAAAAGACAATGTAGATGTATGTAAATATAGTATTACAATCTGGACAAGTTGAGTCACAATCTTCATAAAGGTCGGTGCGACAAGAAGTCGCTAATTAGTAGTGTTTCGTAAGAAACTGCGTTAGTTACTAAGCGTATCCTCGCTCGAAGCTGCACTCCGAGTAATTGGTTTGTAGGTTGCATGAGAGTTAATTATCTAAGGTCATTGCTTTACGCAGAAGCAATACTTGGTTAGGGGAAAAATGGAAAGTATAAATGAAAGTTGAACCTTTGTAATCTTCGTTAATGAAGATAAGCGTACTGCGGTATAACAAGCTTAATATGGATAGGAAAGATTGTATCGCACTCCAATCGTGCAGTAACCCATATATCCATCGGAGTAAAGAGGGATGCTTCCCCATTTGAATCTACTAATAGTGGAACTTGATAGGCCCTTTGTGTTCCTCGATAG is from Clostridium estertheticum and encodes:
- a CDS encoding GNAT family N-acetyltransferase produces the protein MKGLFLVEPNKEYQESFRDYVLVYRDINDKDYYKIYEKSLENFEEYINDLYNYSLGINLPEGMVKTSTFWMIDNNVVIGVVRVRRQEMELYGHIGYDISPYYRNKSYGTQILGLALQKAKEIGIKEPIITREVNNIASKKTIEKNNGKLLDIIFDEKDNVDVCKYSITIWTS